A single Campylobacter hyointestinalis subsp. hyointestinalis DNA region contains:
- a CDS encoding molybdopterin-guanine dinucleotide biosynthesis protein B: MKRLAVAVSGKSGSGKTTLIAKIAEKLISKGYKVAITKHDPGDKAKFDKEGKDSYLFSSLGADVAVVSPKRTTVLLQSGLFGGSERVGSEAHDNKTEEFSPSKTECENDLNKLIGYFGEFDYLIVEGLKFIPLPRITVFRDEIDERYKPFSDAYVTNLDGLSDENKPKFGLDDIENIIKWINNNAKRV; encoded by the coding sequence ATAAAACGTTTAGCTGTGGCAGTTTCTGGTAAAAGTGGAAGCGGTAAAACAACACTTATCGCTAAAATCGCCGAAAAGCTCATATCCAAAGGCTACAAAGTAGCTATCACAAAACACGATCCTGGCGATAAGGCTAAATTTGATAAAGAAGGAAAAGATAGTTATCTTTTTAGCTCACTTGGCGCGGACGTCGCAGTAGTAAGCCCAAAACGCACTACTGTGCTTTTGCAAAGCGGACTTTTTGGAGGGAGTGAGCGTGTAGGCTCAGAAGCTCACGACAATAAAACAGAGGAATTTTCACCTAGTAAAACAGAGTGTGAGAATGACTTAAATAAACTTATAGGCTATTTTGGTGAGTTTGACTATCTCATAGTTGAGGGGCTTAAGTTTATCCCGCTTCCACGCATTACAGTTTTTAGAGATGAGATTGATGAGAGATATAAGCCATTTAGCGATGCTTACGTTACAAATTTAGACGGTTTGAGCGACGAAAATAAACCTAAATTTGGGCTTGACGATATAGAAAATATCATAAAATGGATAAATAATAATGCAAAAAGGGTATAA
- a CDS encoding class 1 fructose-bisphosphatase, whose product MQEIIKTIEKIAVKISEELKYADLGYTDHANSTGDTQLKLDVKSDNIITQEFIKVSSVRSLVSEEKEDALDIHKDGEFIIAYDPLDGSSLVDVNFAVGSIFGVYKNELKPSNLVAAIYCIYGPRLEMVVCEDTPKLYRLDRNGSFKFIKDLSLKEKGKLNATGGTQKGWSETHRNFIKALFDEGYRLRYSGAMVSDLHQILLKGGGLFSYPATTDAPNGKLRVTFEVLPFAFIYERAGGATTNGKNRSLFDISLEKIHQTTPCFFGSKYEINRLLEFYND is encoded by the coding sequence ATGCAAGAGATCATAAAAACGATAGAAAAAATCGCAGTTAAAATAAGTGAAGAGCTAAAATATGCCGACCTTGGCTACACAGATCACGCAAACTCCACAGGCGATACTCAGTTAAAACTTGATGTCAAAAGCGACAACATCATCACACAAGAGTTTATAAAAGTTTCGAGCGTAAGATCACTCGTAAGCGAGGAGAAAGAAGATGCGCTTGACATCCATAAAGATGGCGAGTTTATCATCGCTTATGATCCTCTTGATGGAAGTAGCTTAGTCGATGTAAATTTCGCCGTCGGAAGTATTTTTGGTGTATATAAAAACGAGTTAAAACCATCAAATTTAGTAGCAGCGATCTACTGTATTTATGGACCTAGACTTGAGATGGTAGTGTGTGAAGACACTCCAAAACTTTACCGTTTGGATAGAAACGGAAGCTTTAAATTTATAAAAGATCTAAGCCTAAAAGAAAAAGGCAAACTAAACGCGACTGGCGGTACTCAAAAAGGCTGGAGCGAGACTCATAGAAACTTCATCAAAGCTCTATTTGATGAGGGATATCGCCTTAGATATAGTGGCGCTATGGTTAGCGATCTGCATCAAATTTTACTTAAAGGCGGCGGACTTTTTAGTTATCCAGCTACGACTGACGCACCAAATGGAAAGCTTAGGGTAACTTTTGAAGTCTTGCCTTTTGCTTTTATATATGAAAGAGCAGGCGGTGCTACTACAAATGGAAAAAACAGGTCGCTTTTTGATATAAGCTTAGAAAAAATCCACCAAACAACGCCTTGTTTTTTTGGATCAAAATATGAGATAAACAGGCTTTTAGAGTTTTACAATGATTGA
- the metG gene encoding methionine--tRNA ligase, with amino-acid sequence MKKYITSPIYYVNDVPHIGHAYTTIIADTMARYYRLVGYDTFFLTGTDEHGQKIEEAAKAHNKTPKEYADEVSAKFKSLWDSFDISYDRFIRTTDEDHKLTAQNAFMKMYEKGDIYKGEYEGNYCVSCESFFPTKDLIDEEFCPDCGKKTRIVKEESYFFKLSAYQEKLLKWYEKDGCILPKGKKNEVISFVKGGLKDLSITRTSFEWGVKLPSSLNEPRHVMYVWLDALINYLSALGYTTDNKRMDYWNDAMHLVGKDILRFHAVYWPAFLMSLELPLPTSVAAHGWWTRDGKKMSKSIGNVVDPKKVADAYGLEAFRYFLLREVPFGQDGDFSQKALMDRINSELSNDLGNLLSRIVGMSSKYSNYDINKENVAKFYLAELETAKTHLEGAIEAINEVATNRYLEELWKVLNLANASVAKYEPWNLIKEGKSDEANALVALVANLLAKVAVLLSPAMPKSSEKIAKTLGFEINTKTYNDIILKNELLNLKSSNTEPLFTKVESELMAPPTLQKIEPIENKQEIKIDDFKKCVIKVGTILECDNIEGSDKLLKFKIDLGEANPRQIISGIAKFYEPKDLIGKQVCVLANLKPAKIFKHLSEGMILSAEDGKLALLSTLAPVKNGSLVG; translated from the coding sequence ATGAAAAAATATATAACTTCACCTATTTATTATGTAAATGACGTACCGCATATCGGTCACGCATATACAACCATTATAGCCGATACTATGGCTAGGTATTATCGCTTGGTAGGATATGATACGTTTTTTTTAACAGGTACTGACGAGCATGGTCAAAAGATAGAAGAGGCCGCTAAAGCACACAATAAAACACCAAAAGAGTATGCTGATGAAGTGAGTGCTAAGTTCAAATCGCTTTGGGATAGTTTTGATATAAGCTATGATAGATTTATCCGCACTACTGATGAAGATCACAAACTAACTGCACAAAATGCATTTATGAAAATGTATGAAAAAGGAGATATCTATAAAGGCGAGTATGAAGGCAATTACTGTGTTAGTTGTGAGAGTTTTTTTCCTACAAAAGATCTTATAGATGAAGAGTTTTGTCCTGATTGTGGTAAAAAAACCCGTATAGTAAAAGAAGAAAGCTACTTTTTTAAACTATCTGCCTATCAAGAAAAACTTTTAAAATGGTATGAAAAAGACGGCTGCATACTTCCAAAAGGCAAAAAAAATGAAGTCATAAGCTTCGTAAAAGGTGGTTTAAAAGATCTATCTATCACTAGAACTAGCTTTGAGTGGGGAGTGAAGCTTCCTAGTAGTTTAAATGAACCGCGCCATGTGATGTACGTGTGGCTGGACGCTCTCATAAACTATCTTTCAGCGCTTGGTTATACTACTGATAACAAAAGAATGGATTATTGGAACGACGCGATGCATTTAGTCGGAAAAGATATCTTAAGATTCCACGCCGTGTATTGGCCTGCATTTTTGATGAGTTTGGAGCTTCCTCTTCCTACTAGCGTGGCTGCTCACGGCTGGTGGACGAGAGATGGCAAAAAGATGAGTAAAAGTATAGGAAACGTAGTAGATCCTAAAAAAGTTGCAGATGCTTATGGGCTTGAGGCTTTTAGATACTTTTTGCTTCGAGAAGTACCATTTGGTCAAGACGGCGATTTTTCTCAAAAAGCTCTTATGGATCGCATAAATAGTGAGCTTAGCAATGATCTAGGAAATTTACTGAGCCGTATAGTCGGAATGAGCTCAAAATACTCAAACTATGATATAAATAAAGAAAACGTGGCTAAGTTTTATTTAGCAGAGCTAGAGACTGCCAAAACTCATCTTGAAGGTGCTATAGAAGCTATAAACGAAGTAGCTACAAATCGTTATTTAGAGGAACTTTGGAAAGTTTTAAATCTAGCAAACGCAAGCGTGGCAAAGTACGAACCTTGGAATTTGATAAAAGAGGGCAAAAGTGATGAGGCAAACGCTTTAGTCGCTTTGGTGGCAAATTTGCTTGCAAAAGTTGCCGTGCTACTAAGTCCTGCTATGCCAAAAAGTAGTGAGAAAATAGCTAAAACTTTGGGTTTTGAGATAAATACTAAGACTTATAATGACATTATTTTAAAAAATGAGCTTTTAAACTTAAAATCAAGTAATACAGAACCTCTTTTTACCAAAGTAGAATCTGAACTAATGGCACCGCCCACACTTCAAAAAATAGAGCCTATAGAAAATAAACAAGAGATAAAAATCGACGACTTTAAAAAATGTGTGATAAAAGTAGGAACTATCTTAGAGTGTGATAATATCGAGGGTAGCGATAAGCTTTTGAAGTTTAAAATCGATCTTGGCGAAGCTAATCCTCGTCAGATCATAAGCGGTATCGCTAAATTTTACGAGCCAAAAGATCTGATAGGAAAGCAAGTTTGTGTTTTAGCAAACTTAAAACCGGCTAAGATATTTAAACACTTAAGCGAAGGAATGATACTTAGCGCAGAAGATGGTAAATTAGCGCTTCTTAGTACTTTAGCACCTGTAAAAAACGGAAGTTTAGTAGGATAA
- a CDS encoding Crp/Fnr family transcriptional regulator, with protein MIKQIPFFTDLNEEEIKKLENISVLKNYKRDEFLFMEGEEAKWFNVLLKGTIKIYKTTPKGKEIFLHTITPISLVAELVNFENIPYPASGIFLSDSEVLRINYHKFETEFLQNPKICFKLLKSMASKLRIMNNVLQNELTLKSDAKVAKFIVENHELFSTLKHVQIASILNITPETFSRIITQFKQQNLIKFDDNLNLVFKDNEKLINIFNA; from the coding sequence TTGATAAAGCAAATCCCATTTTTTACAGATCTAAATGAAGAAGAGATAAAAAAGCTTGAAAATATCTCTGTTTTAAAAAACTATAAAAGAGATGAGTTTTTATTTATGGAAGGCGAAGAAGCAAAGTGGTTCAATGTACTCTTAAAAGGAACTATAAAAATTTATAAAACAACTCCAAAAGGCAAAGAGATATTTCTACATACGATTACTCCGATCTCTTTGGTGGCCGAACTAGTAAATTTTGAAAATATACCTTATCCCGCTAGTGGTATATTTTTAAGCGATTCTGAGGTTCTAAGGATAAATTATCACAAATTTGAAACAGAATTTTTACAAAATCCAAAAATTTGCTTTAAACTTTTAAAATCTATGGCTTCAAAACTTAGAATTATGAACAATGTGTTACAAAATGAACTAACCCTTAAAAGTGATGCAAAAGTAGCAAAATTTATAGTAGAAAATCATGAGCTATTTTCTACGCTAAAACACGTTCAAATAGCGTCTATACTGAATATTACGCCTGAAACTTTTTCAAGAATCATCACGCAATTTAAGCAGCAAAATCTGATTAAATTTGATGATAACCTTAATCTTGTATTTAAAGATAATGAAAAACTTATAAATATTTTTAATGCATAA
- a CDS encoding cytochrome c3 family protein, which yields MELRKTKLFTIAIFIIGGLVGLGFALGIAQFMYVTGGDKFCTSCHVMEPMVGAYKNDIHGGNNKVGFKAECVACHLPHDNIVKYTYQKAVNGIVEGAITLFGNPEKYDWEARRKESKRYVYDSGCMHCHGDIKNVSSQNMKSFLPHRDYFAKNINKTCVECHEHVGHKNLGFHLKAKFGDLNITK from the coding sequence GTGGAGTTGAGAAAGACAAAGCTTTTTACTATAGCTATCTTTATTATAGGTGGCTTAGTTGGCCTTGGATTTGCTCTTGGTATAGCACAGTTTATGTATGTGACTGGTGGAGATAAGTTTTGCACATCTTGTCATGTTATGGAACCTATGGTTGGCGCGTATAAAAACGACATTCACGGCGGAAATAACAAAGTTGGATTTAAAGCAGAGTGCGTTGCTTGTCACTTACCACATGACAACATAGTTAAATATACGTATCAAAAGGCTGTTAATGGTATAGTTGAAGGTGCCATTACTCTTTTTGGCAACCCAGAAAAATACGACTGGGAAGCTAGAAGAAAAGAGTCTAAGAGATATGTATATGACAGTGGTTGTATGCACTGCCATGGTGATATAAAAAATGTTTCTTCACAAAATATGAAATCGTTTTTGCCGCACCGTGATTATTTTGCCAAAAACATAAACAAAACTTGTGTCGAATGTCATGAGCACGTCGGGCACAAAAATCTTGGTTTTCACCTTAAAGCTAAATTTGGTGATTTAAATATTACAAAGTAA
- a CDS encoding multiheme c-type cytochrome — protein MLKKLVLALTCFAAMAYADSVGNINLTKTMKVDRSLSPLAKQCVECHADKTPGIVNDWKSSRHAHAGVSCLDCHAVPADSPMAIKKEHPKDSGNHVSILVSPKTCAKCHSKEVEEFQQSGHARGGVQMFAKKGMIDLMYHYEGRDHPDLKDSPSATGCIQCHGMEIKLDKEGYPVPGKGWPNYGIGNAYPDGSVGSCKSCHSSHTFDMTEARKPSACASCHLGPDHPNIEIYNNSMHGKIFNAEGNKWKWDSAPDTWDVPDYRAPTCATCHMSGIGDLNTTHNVSLRLKWNLWAPHSKQRTGGFETAAFEYAKSGKMTAGNVLAGNPKGPEAARTEMKQVCKSCHSTKSTDSFFVSADMHVELYNNYHTDAKKMLDDLKAKGLLKADEWADEFQRIYYHLWHHEGRRMRMGAVMGAPDYAHWHGVFEVQQDIRKLQDIYDARIKSGKIE, from the coding sequence ATGCTTAAAAAATTAGTTTTAGCATTAACCTGTTTTGCCGCTATGGCTTATGCTGATAGCGTTGGAAATATCAATCTTACAAAGACAATGAAGGTTGATAGAAGCTTAAGCCCATTGGCTAAGCAATGTGTGGAGTGTCACGCTGATAAAACTCCGGGTATCGTAAATGACTGGAAAAGTTCACGCCATGCTCACGCTGGTGTAAGCTGCTTGGATTGTCACGCAGTTCCAGCTGATAGCCCTATGGCGATCAAAAAAGAGCACCCAAAAGATAGTGGTAATCACGTAAGTATTTTAGTAAGCCCAAAAACTTGTGCTAAATGTCACTCTAAAGAAGTTGAAGAATTCCAACAAAGTGGTCACGCAAGAGGCGGAGTTCAAATGTTTGCTAAAAAAGGTATGATAGATCTAATGTACCACTATGAGGGTAGAGATCATCCAGATCTTAAAGATTCTCCGTCTGCAACTGGTTGTATACAATGCCATGGTATGGAGATCAAACTAGATAAAGAAGGTTATCCAGTTCCTGGTAAAGGCTGGCCAAACTATGGTATCGGTAATGCTTATCCTGATGGTAGCGTAGGTAGTTGTAAATCTTGCCACTCAAGCCATACATTTGATATGACTGAAGCTAGAAAACCATCTGCTTGTGCATCTTGCCACCTTGGACCTGATCATCCAAACATCGAGATCTACAATAACTCAATGCACGGAAAGATCTTCAATGCTGAGGGCAATAAATGGAAATGGGATAGCGCTCCAGATACTTGGGACGTTCCAGACTATAGAGCTCCAACTTGTGCTACTTGCCATATGAGTGGAATAGGTGATCTAAACACTACTCACAATGTTAGCTTACGTCTAAAATGGAATCTATGGGCTCCACATAGCAAACAAAGAACAGGCGGTTTCGAAACTGCTGCGTTTGAATATGCTAAATCTGGTAAAATGACAGCTGGTAATGTACTTGCAGGTAATCCAAAAGGACCTGAGGCTGCTAGAACTGAGATGAAACAAGTATGTAAATCTTGTCACTCAACTAAATCAACTGATTCATTCTTTGTAAGTGCTGATATGCATGTTGAACTATACAACAACTATCACACAGACGCTAAAAAAATGCTTGATGACTTGAAAGCAAAAGGTCTTCTAAAAGCTGATGAGTGGGCAGATGAATTCCAAAGAATTTACTACCACTTATGGCATCACGAAGGTCGTCGTATGAGAATGGGTGCTGTAATGGGCGCTCCTGACTATGCTCACTGGCATGGTGTATTCGAAGTACAACAAGACATCAGAAAACTACAAGATATCTATGATGCACGTATCAAAAGCGGCAAAATAGAATAG
- a CDS encoding S8 family serine peptidase gives MNKISKITFSLVCATVLLSNANASIQANEVADKLINLDKARQENPNINGSGIVVGVVDSVFNTYNPILKDKLIGSINNNIDPERFGSHKSTMLHGTQVASLIVGNGDELKGVANGAKYYGLAYLNPSPSYNGNLKADVEKMIQSGVKVINHSYVSDGFALINRKWDDGLEFIDKSNQNSNAISYAEFQKLIQSDISLKRAQILAELSKQYGILNVVGIGNDGFISPRANSILPSYDESYRGLLAVGGVNADKISTQNDGKFKISGITEEDWKAVAGKWSEGSGDKSKTILNELITKQGIFSYSNFFKGGASLYGVVAPAQNLTTANGRYNYKYYEDGEKIDKELTINSSSGTSFATPLVSGVAALVEQKFPFLKGSQIADVILTTANTNVTLPELIVTRNVGKTGTANFYSVFYITKDVPKNGNDVNLDQVKQDLIKAGFKTSDSDSTIAKYIIDNLLKSNADVSSKDKTYPISVVKLSKEEIIGSGILDAQKALKGLAAININRLNSNDIQEFDDGNGVKKYYAFYTIDTKGQNGEFAFTNDIDEIKWDEKYHLNDAINSLKSDSLVNTNLSTLEAGFIKTGNGTLKFSENTLRYNGPTISRGGALELHNVTAENTALYADKGGKILISGDKTSVKKNLYAINGGEAKIVGKLINGDVFAKNGGMISGTGTIAKNLINESGIVMPGSAGQVGTLNVSEKYTQNKNGNLYINFNDKSNSDIIATNYDIQGGNLVYIPLSGQFFQNGQEIAIKFDKLENDNNLDKFDIINVQDTSTLDFELKDKNDKKTIIVSIKENAYEPTNGTQDASKVISQALKQIREMPNLSKNYQDFFGRLDTTSQDEKQEILSSTNPDYALSNTKDTLNFQNRSMLNNMSFLVGNSMSSSAKIAAIAKNSQLALINSDMTDNIVYDILQSYGAALSQSEISSKVSYSHFKGDTYKTDTYSVDLSAKKWVSDDVKLGAFLNYSHQKGDYKFADVTSQIVSVGLSGLKDFEFINLIGGVDAGVAFNDMKRQISASNTELNADYKGYFISTELGISKDFVINDSFTLTPISILNYIYSKQNGFEESGNILAKGYQDINLDTLNLSMGANLAYNFTSQNNTFTTINGFAFYTRRLNDDNFASKEYFIDARDKIWVQSYKLNKDSVYFGIDTNIEKGNKFIKFLISSEIAKNEHSVNAAITAGLKF, from the coding sequence ATGAATAAAATTTCAAAAATCACATTCTCGTTAGTATGTGCAACGGTTTTATTATCAAATGCAAATGCATCAATACAGGCGAATGAAGTTGCTGATAAATTAATCAATCTTGATAAGGCAAGACAAGAAAATCCAAATATAAACGGTTCTGGTATAGTGGTCGGCGTAGTTGATAGTGTGTTTAATACATACAATCCTATCTTAAAAGATAAACTAATAGGCTCGATCAATAATAATATTGACCCAGAGCGTTTTGGTTCGCATAAATCCACTATGCTTCACGGCACTCAAGTAGCATCGCTTATAGTCGGTAATGGTGATGAGCTAAAAGGAGTAGCAAACGGTGCTAAATACTATGGATTAGCCTATCTAAATCCAAGTCCATCATACAATGGTAATCTCAAAGCCGATGTAGAAAAAATGATACAAAGCGGCGTGAAAGTTATAAATCACAGCTATGTAAGCGATGGATTTGCTCTTATAAATCGCAAATGGGATGATGGCTTAGAGTTTATAGATAAAAGTAATCAAAATAGCAATGCCATAAGTTATGCAGAATTTCAAAAACTTATCCAAAGTGATATAAGCCTAAAAAGAGCACAAATTTTGGCCGAACTTTCCAAACAATATGGTATCTTAAATGTCGTAGGTATAGGAAATGACGGCTTTATCTCGCCTAGAGCAAACTCTATTTTACCAAGCTATGATGAGAGCTACCGCGGACTTTTGGCAGTCGGCGGCGTAAATGCGGATAAAATTTCTACCCAAAATGACGGAAAGTTTAAAATCAGCGGCATTACAGAAGAAGACTGGAAAGCAGTAGCAGGTAAATGGAGTGAAGGAAGTGGCGATAAAAGTAAAACAATCCTAAACGAATTAATAACAAAACAGGGTATTTTTAGTTATAGCAATTTTTTTAAAGGCGGAGCGTCGCTTTATGGCGTTGTAGCTCCTGCTCAAAACTTAACTACCGCAAATGGAAGATATAATTACAAATATTATGAAGATGGAGAAAAAATAGATAAAGAACTAACGATAAATAGCTCTTCTGGTACTAGCTTTGCGACGCCACTTGTTAGTGGAGTTGCAGCTTTAGTAGAGCAAAAATTTCCATTTTTAAAAGGTTCGCAAATCGCCGATGTAATCTTAACTACGGCAAATACAAACGTCACGCTTCCAGAACTAATTGTTACCAGAAATGTTGGTAAGACTGGAACGGCGAATTTTTATAGTGTTTTTTATATAACAAAAGATGTTCCAAAAAATGGCAATGATGTAAATTTAGACCAGGTTAAGCAAGATTTAATAAAAGCAGGATTTAAAACAAGTGATAGTGATAGTACGATAGCAAAATACATTATAGACAATCTATTAAAAAGCAATGCGGACGTAAGCTCTAAGGATAAAACATATCCTATATCAGTAGTTAAACTAAGCAAAGAAGAGATCATTGGTAGTGGTATATTAGACGCTCAAAAAGCCTTAAAAGGTTTGGCAGCTATAAATATAAATCGCTTAAATTCTAATGATATCCAAGAGTTTGACGACGGTAATGGAGTTAAAAAGTATTATGCATTTTACACTATAGATACTAAAGGGCAAAACGGTGAATTTGCTTTTACGAATGATATAGATGAGATAAAATGGGATGAAAAGTATCATCTAAATGATGCTATAAACTCTCTTAAAAGCGACAGTCTTGTAAATACAAATTTATCTACTCTCGAAGCTGGATTTATAAAAACGGGAAATGGAACGCTTAAATTTAGCGAAAATACTTTAAGATACAACGGACCTACGATATCACGCGGCGGAGCTTTGGAGCTTCATAACGTCACTGCTGAAAATACGGCACTTTATGCGGACAAAGGTGGTAAGATTTTGATATCTGGCGATAAAACTAGCGTAAAGAAAAATTTATATGCCATTAACGGTGGTGAAGCTAAAATCGTCGGAAAGCTGATAAATGGTGATGTTTTTGCTAAAAATGGTGGTATGATAAGCGGAACAGGAACTATAGCTAAAAACCTTATAAATGAGAGCGGTATCGTTATGCCAGGTAGTGCAGGGCAAGTAGGCACTCTAAATGTAAGCGAAAAATATACTCAAAATAAAAACGGAAATTTATATATAAATTTCAATGACAAGTCAAATTCAGATATTATCGCTACAAATTACGATATACAAGGCGGAAATTTAGTTTATATCCCGCTTAGTGGGCAGTTTTTTCAAAATGGACAGGAGATTGCTATTAAATTTGACAAACTTGAAAATGACAACAATTTGGATAAATTTGATATCATTAATGTGCAAGATACAAGCACTCTAGACTTTGAGCTCAAAGACAAAAACGATAAAAAAACTATAATAGTAAGCATCAAAGAAAACGCTTATGAACCGACAAATGGTACTCAAGACGCGAGTAAAGTCATCTCGCAAGCCTTAAAGCAGATCAGAGAAATGCCAAATTTAAGCAAGAATTATCAAGATTTTTTTGGTAGATTAGATACAACAAGTCAAGACGAAAAACAAGAAATTCTATCTAGCACAAACCCTGACTATGCGCTCTCAAACACGAAAGATACGCTAAATTTCCAAAACAGATCTATGCTAAATAATATGTCGTTTTTGGTAGGAAATTCTATGAGCAGTTCTGCAAAAATAGCAGCGATAGCTAAAAATTCACAATTAGCTCTTATCAATAGCGATATGACGGATAATATAGTTTATGATATCTTGCAAAGCTATGGGGCGGCTTTAAGCCAGAGCGAAATTTCTAGCAAGGTCTCATACTCGCATTTTAAAGGAGATACATATAAAACAGATACTTACTCTGTGGATCTAAGCGCTAAAAAATGGGTAAGCGATGATGTAAAACTAGGAGCGTTTTTAAACTACTCTCATCAAAAAGGAGACTATAAATTCGCAGATGTGACGAGCCAAATAGTGTCCGTAGGCTTAAGTGGTTTGAAAGATTTCGAGTTTATAAACTTGATAGGCGGTGTAGATGCTGGAGTAGCGTTTAACGATATGAAGCGCCAAATTTCAGCGTCAAATACAGAGTTAAACGCAGACTATAAGGGGTATTTTATCTCAACCGAGCTTGGTATCTCAAAGGATTTTGTTATAAATGATAGCTTTACTTTGACGCCGATCTCGATCTTGAACTATATATATTCTAAACAAAACGGTTTTGAAGAGAGTGGAAATATACTAGCCAAAGGTTATCAAGATATAAACTTAGATACGTTAAACTTAAGCATGGGCGCGAATTTGGCATATAACTTTACTAGTCAAAACAATACCTTTACGACGATAAACGGTTTTGCATTTTACACAAGACGTCTAAATGATGATAATTTTGCAAGCAAAGAGTATTTTATAGATGCGAGAGATAAAATTTGGGTGCAGAGTTATAAGCTAAATAAAGATAGCGTTTATTTTGGTATCGATACGAATATCGAAAAAGGCAATAAATTTATTAAATTTCTTATTTCCAGTGAGATAGCAAAAAATGAGCATAGCGTAAATGCAGCTATCACAGCGGGACTTAAATTCTAA
- a CDS encoding dehypoxanthine futalosine cyclase, which translates to MNRLSVDDALNLLHNADLNELGRLAFAKKQELHPQKITTFIVDRNINYTNACFIDCKFCAFYRHVNADDAYLLSFEQIDEKIDELIAIGGTQILFQGGVHPKLKIEWYEDLVEHIAKKYPMIDIHGFSAVEIDYIAKISKISTLEVLKRLKAKGLYSIPGAGAEVLSDRVRDIVAPKKCSSQKWLDIHKEAHSIGMKTTATMMFGTVETDTEIVEHWDKIRRLQDETGCFRAFILWSFQSQNTKLKEEYPNIKKQSPNRYLRLLAVSRLFLDNFKNIQSSWVTQGSYVGALALKFGANDLGSTMMEENVVKAAGANFRMSQNEMIEIIKDIGEIPAKRNTNYDILEMF; encoded by the coding sequence TTGAATAGACTTAGCGTAGATGATGCTTTAAATTTGCTTCATAATGCGGACTTAAACGAGCTTGGAAGACTTGCCTTTGCCAAAAAACAAGAGCTTCACCCACAAAAGATCACGACTTTTATAGTAGATAGAAATATAAACTACACAAATGCGTGTTTTATAGACTGCAAATTTTGCGCATTTTATCGTCATGTAAATGCGGATGATGCTTATTTGCTAAGCTTTGAGCAAATAGATGAGAAAATAGATGAGCTCATCGCTATAGGCGGTACGCAAATTCTATTTCAAGGCGGAGTTCATCCAAAACTTAAGATAGAATGGTACGAAGACCTTGTAGAACATATAGCAAAAAAGTATCCTATGATAGACATCCATGGATTTTCTGCCGTAGAGATAGACTATATAGCAAAAATTTCTAAGATATCCACGCTTGAGGTGTTAAAACGTCTAAAAGCTAAAGGGCTTTATAGTATCCCAGGAGCTGGTGCTGAGGTGCTAAGCGATAGAGTAAGAGATATAGTCGCGCCTAAAAAATGCAGTAGCCAAAAATGGCTTGATATCCACAAAGAAGCTCACTCTATAGGTATGAAAACTACGGCTACGATGATGTTTGGCACAGTTGAAACTGACACTGAGATAGTAGAGCACTGGGATAAGATCAGACGTCTTCAAGACGAAACGGGCTGCTTTAGAGCTTTTATACTTTGGAGTTTTCAGTCACAAAACACTAAATTAAAAGAAGAGTATCCAAATATCAAAAAACAATCGCCAAATAGATACTTAAGACTGCTTGCAGTTTCAAGACTATTTTTAGATAATTTTAAAAATATACAAAGTAGCTGGGTAACTCAAGGCAGTTATGTTGGGGCACTTGCATTAAAATTTGGAGCAAATGATCTAGGTAGCACTATGATGGAAGAAAACGTCGTCAAAGCAGCCGGAGCAAACTTTAGAATGAGCCAAAATGAGATGATAGAAATCATCAAAGATATAGGCGAAATTCCTGCTAAACGTAACACAAACTATGATATTTTGGAGATGTTTTAG
- a CDS encoding copper resistance protein NlpE N-terminal domain-containing protein, translated as MKKRLLCLFMVAFFVGCSSQSGVKTFKTSLPCGDCDEIVSVLVLDDNGSFSLSDTYVKDTNQTFTKNGVYSVEGDIIVIVDNNDTLRFKKDGANLNRLDLEGNVVEGPFKDNYIYKFSK; from the coding sequence ATGAAAAAGAGATTATTATGCCTTTTTATGGTTGCGTTTTTTGTGGGTTGTTCATCGCAAAGTGGAGTAAAGACGTTTAAAACATCTTTGCCTTGCGGTGATTGTGACGAAATAGTTTCTGTTTTAGTTTTAGACGATAACGGAAGCTTTAGCTTAAGCGATACTTACGTAAAAGATACAAATCAAACTTTTACTAAAAATGGCGTTTATAGCGTGGAAGGAGATATTATCGTGATTGTAGATAATAATGACACTTTACGTTTCAAAAAAGACGGTGCAAATTTAAATAGACTAGATCTAGAAGGAAACGTCGTAGAAGGTCCATTTAAGGATAATTATATTTATAAATTTAGCAAATGA